The Triticum aestivum cultivar Chinese Spring chromosome 3A, IWGSC CS RefSeq v2.1, whole genome shotgun sequence genome includes a region encoding these proteins:
- the LOC123060595 gene encoding probable serine/threonine-protein kinase PBL18, with translation MDTETSWVRRTKFSHTVYTRVSSHGVHVAPLGRDVEQRLQRFVSMSKCVTMPIDRGNDETVAALKHTASLPSLRASLQPNEKKASKQKMSLEIPLSPPAKSEKSKAPRARSLVKSPSSMMLLSYLNNAHTSQGSNLHQKANGSPHKLRSKSPLPSVVPSDTFREARASSQRFTSPPPKRVGSDKSVYGKSLGREGCDMGPSPDWCSTPVVSDKHNSQKDSSWTRRYFDNGGRRRVSAVETVRSRTVSMAQAVQSTVDWELDPTKLLVGHRFASGAHSRLYKGLYDNKPVALKFIRRPKPDAGGIIAAKLDKQYNTEINALSHLHHKNVIKLVAAHRCGPVYYIITELLPGGSLRSYLHNPEHHPLPLERTISIALEIARGLEYIHSQGIVHRDIKPENILFDEKFEVKIADFGIACEETLCDLLVDDEGTYRWMAPEMLKRKPYNRKVDVYSFGLLLWEMVTGRIPFENLSPVQVAYAVANNNKKVMEPQDYCPAVVRPLIEECCALQPEKRPDFWQIVKTLEKIQSVMSQGGCLDALRSSDHKKGLKHWIQKLKPSHSA, from the exons ATGGACACGGAGACCTCCTGGGTTAGGAGGACTAAGTTTTCGCACACCGTCTACACAAGGGTTAGTTCCCATGGGGTGCATGTGGCTCCTCTTGGCAGGGATGTGGAGCAGAGACTTCAGAGGTTTGTGAGCATGAGTAAGTGTGTGACGATGCCCATTGATCGAGGCAATGATGAAACAGTGGCTGCGCTGAAGCATACTGCTAGTTTGCCATCACTTCGAGCCTCACTTCAGCCTAATGAGAAGAAGGCCAGCAAGCAGAAGATGAGTTTGGAGATTCCTTTGAGCCCTCCGGCAAAGTCTGAGAAATCCAAGGCCCCAAGGGCGAGGAGCCTGGTCAAGAGCCCAAGCTCGATGATGCTCCTTAGCTACTTAAATAATGCACACACAAGTCAGGGCTCCAACCTTCATCAAAAGGCTAATGGATCTCCTCACAAGCTGAGATCCAAGTCCCCTCTTCCCAGCGTAGTGCCTTCAGATACATTCAGGGAAGCGAGGGCCAGCAGTCAGAGGTTCACAAGCCCTCCCCCGAAGCGTGTGGGATCTGATAAAAGCGTCTATGGCAAATCGTTGGGCAGGGAAGGGTGTGATATGGGTCCAAGCCCTGATTGGTGTTCGACTCCGGTGGTCTCTGATAAGCACAATTCTCAGAAGGATAGCTCATGGACCAGAAGATACTTTGACAAtgggggaaggaggagggttaGTGCAGTAGAGACTGTGAGGAGCCGTACGGTTAGCATGGCTCAAGCGGTGCAATCTACAGTTGATTGGGAACTTGATCCAACCAAGCTGCTTGTTGGCCATAGGTTTGCTTCTGGGGCACATAGCCGGCTATACAAAGGACTTTACGACAATAAGCCGGTTGCCCTTAAATTTATCCGCCGGCCTAAGCCTGACGCTGGTGGGATAATAGCTGCAAAGCTTGACAAACAATATAACACTGAGATCAATGCATTGTCTCATCTGCATCATAAGAATGTGATCAAG CTTGTAGCGGCTCATAGATGTGGACCGGTTTATTACATTATTACGGAGCTTCTTCCTGGAGGTTCCTTGAGGTCATACCTGCACAACCCAGAGCACCACCCCCTCCCTCTGGAGAGGACCATATCCATCGCTCTGGAGATTGCCCGCGGGTTGGAGTACATCCACTCTCAGGGAATTGTCCACCGCGACATTAAGCCCGAGAACATCCTTTTTGATGAGAAGTTCGAGGTGAAGATTGCTGATTTCGGCATTGCCTGCGAGGAAACGTTATGTGATCTGCTAGTGGACGATGAGGGCACGTACCGCTGGATGGCCCCTGAGATGCTAAAGCGCAAGCCGTACAACCGGAAGGTGGATGTATATAGCTTTGGACTGCTGCTGTGGGAGATGGTGACCGGAAGAATTCCTTTCGAGAACCTCTCCCCAGTCCAGGTGGCTTATGCCGTTGCGAATAAT AACAAGAAAGTGATGGAGCCTCAAGATTACTGCCCAGCAGTAGTGAGACCCCTGATTGAGGAGTGCTGCGCGTTGCAGCCTGAGAAGAGGCCGGATTTCTGGCAGATTGTGAAAACCCTGGAGAAGATCCAGTCGGTTATGTCGCAGGGCGGCTGCCTGGACGCGCTGAGGAGCAGTGACCACAAGAAGGGGCTTAAGCACTGGATTCAGAAACTGAAGCCATCGCACAGCGCGTGA